From a single Lolium rigidum isolate FL_2022 chromosome 7, APGP_CSIRO_Lrig_0.1, whole genome shotgun sequence genomic region:
- the LOC124670413 gene encoding probable long-chain-alcohol O-fatty-acyltransferase 4: protein MAGGDLRSLALVSTVVTAAMCYVRFAAQRLRPGLPRLAAFLPVLAVLPFLPLAFHAIHPRAISGFFLAWLAESKLLLLAAGQGPLHPSLPLPAFVAVASGPVRLRADKPAQTSPSGLGLISSAVMAALLAVIVSLYRYKEAMNQYLLLTLYAFHVYLALELVLASMAAAARAVLGLDLEPQFDRPYLSASLRDFWGRRWNLSVPAILRPCVYRPVRAWLGSAPAGVLATFLVSGLVHELMFFYITLRPPTGEATAFFALHGACAVAEAWWARHDKWWRPPPLLATPLVLAFVMVTAFWLFFPPITRPGADKVVIAECEAAIAFLRDAGAWAAGFVRPA, encoded by the coding sequence ATGGCTGGCGGCGACCTGCGAAGCCTGGCGTTGGTCTCGACCGTGGTCACCGCGGCCATGTGCTACGTCCGCTTCGCGGCGCAGCGCCTCCGCCCGGGGCTCCCCCGCCTCGCCGCGTTCCTCCCGGTGCTCGCCGTCCTCCCCTTCCTCCCCCTCGCCTTCCACGCCATCCATCCGcgcgccatctccggcttcttccTCGCCTGGCTCGCCGAGTccaagctcctcctcctcgccgcgggCCAGGGACCCCTCCACCCGTCCCTCCCGCTCCCCGCCTTCGTCGCCGTCGCGTCCGGCCCCGTCCGTCTCCGCGCCGACAAGCCCGCCCAAACCTCACCGTCTGGCCTCGGCCTCATCTCCTCCGCCGTCATGGCCGCGCTGCTCGCGGTCATCGTATCCCTGTACCGGTACAAGGAGGCGATGAACCAGTACCTCCTGCTCACCCTCTACGCGTTCCACGTCTACCTCGCCCTGGAGCTCGTGCTggcgtccatggcggcggcggcgcgcgccgtgCTGGGCCTGGATCTGGAGCCGCAGTTCGACCGGCCGTACCTCTCCGCCTCGCTGCGGGACTTCTGGGGACGGCGGTGGAACCTGTCCGTGCCCGCGATTCTCCGGCCCTGCGTGTACCGCCCCGTGCGCGCGTGGCTCGGCAGCGCGCCCGCGGGGGTGCTCGCGACGTTCCTCGTCTCGGGCCTCGTGCACGAGCTCATGTTCTTCTACATCACGCTGCGGCCGCCCACCGGGGAGGCCACCGCCTTCTTCGCGCTGCACGGGGCgtgcgcggtggcggaggcgtggtGGGCGAGGCACGACAAGTGGTGgcgcccgccgccgctgctggcgACCCCGCTGGTGCTGGCGTTCGTCATGGTGACGGCGTTCTGGCTCTTCTTCCCGCCCATCACCAGGCCCGGGGCCGACAAGGTGGTCATCGCCGAGTGCGAGGCGGCCATCGCGTTCCTGCGGGACGCCGGAGCCTGGGCGGCCGGCTTCGTCCGGCCGGCCTGA